A genomic segment from Gemmatimonadaceae bacterium encodes:
- a CDS encoding serine hydrolase, whose protein sequence is MMRTRSLAAAIVALAVHVAPAGAQGNLQSYVTQALNSLSAKSSIFAKHLPSGRTIELRADVPMNTLSVIKIAVMLQAFRDVEGGKLKLTDRYVIRPEDLRRGSGLIQTFDAGLNPTYRDLIEQMIITSDNTATDIMIRTVGLARVNTMLAQLGFRETRLNRTTGDLFREVWIRADAKNATMTDREVYERGFPNDAKSSERSFTLEGDSTRWLGRTTAREMATLLEGILSAKYASKLSSDVMIGMLRRQFYASRLPQRIQYRASVAHKTGDWPPIAGNDVGIIFYEGGPAIVSVFTNQNTGDFFELESTLGRIAEQVITLWR, encoded by the coding sequence ATGATGCGAACCCGCTCACTCGCTGCCGCCATCGTCGCCCTGGCCGTGCATGTTGCACCTGCCGGCGCGCAGGGCAACCTGCAGTCATACGTCACGCAGGCGCTCAACTCGCTCTCGGCGAAGAGCTCCATCTTCGCCAAGCACCTCCCATCGGGGCGAACGATCGAGCTGCGCGCCGACGTGCCTATGAACACGCTGAGCGTGATCAAGATCGCCGTGATGCTGCAGGCGTTCCGCGACGTCGAGGGTGGGAAGCTCAAGCTCACCGACCGCTACGTCATACGCCCCGAGGACCTGCGCCGTGGGAGCGGGTTGATCCAGACGTTCGACGCCGGGCTCAACCCAACGTATCGCGACCTCATCGAGCAGATGATCATCACCAGCGACAACACGGCGACGGACATCATGATCCGCACCGTGGGGCTCGCGCGAGTGAACACGATGCTGGCGCAGCTGGGTTTTCGCGAGACGCGGCTCAATCGCACCACCGGCGACCTCTTTCGCGAGGTCTGGATTCGCGCCGATGCGAAGAACGCGACGATGACCGATCGCGAGGTATACGAGCGCGGCTTCCCGAACGACGCGAAGTCGTCCGAGCGGAGCTTCACCCTCGAGGGTGATTCCACGCGATGGCTGGGGCGCACCACCGCGCGCGAGATGGCGACGTTGCTGGAGGGGATCCTCAGCGCCAAGTACGCGTCGAAGCTTTCCAGCGACGTGATGATCGGGATGCTGCGGCGGCAGTTCTACGCGTCGCGCCTTCCGCAGCGCATCCAGTACCGGGCATCGGTGGCGCACAAGACCGGCGACTGGCCCCCCATCGCCGGCAACGACGTGGGGATCATCTTCTACGAGGGGGGGCCGGCGATCGTGAGCGTCTTCACCAACCAGAATACCGGTGACTTCTTCGAGTTGGAGTCCACGCTGGGACGCATCGCGGAGCAGGTGATCACGCTCTGGCGGTAG
- a CDS encoding alpha-L-fucosidase, whose translation MDRRDFVTLGAAGLAGRALFGHRNVSHPAPHPLAADGTPSPGAPDRMQWWRDARFGMFVHLGLYSLPGGEWNGKFVGSHEWMRNNARIPHEEYIQLANRWNPTALDADAIVRMAKAAGQKYVVVTTKHHEGFALWPSAVSEYDVMATPYKRDIMRAFADACRTHGLRLGWYYSIMDWYHPDYLPRRDWERRDASGADFSRYVRFMHAQLRELLTNYGQVSILWFDGQWEKTWSHALARETVALCRSLQPGVIINNRVDVAAPGGDDRTRGDGNVGDYSTPELEVPARGLPGQDWESCMTMNDNWGFAKDDSNWKSPARLIGLLVETASKGGNLLLNVGPDGSGRVPQPSVDGLAVIGRWMAANGDAIYRSTASIVDTPACRTTTQGQYINVFVEQWQPGELVLPGVWATPRRAWLLADEGTRIPLGAGDDGVVLTLPDRAPDPICSVVRVEFDRDVRAG comes from the coding sequence CATGCAGTGGTGGCGCGACGCGCGCTTCGGGATGTTCGTGCACCTTGGCCTGTACTCGCTGCCGGGCGGCGAGTGGAACGGGAAGTTCGTCGGCTCGCACGAGTGGATGCGCAACAACGCCAGGATCCCGCACGAGGAATACATCCAGCTCGCCAACCGCTGGAACCCCACCGCGCTCGACGCCGACGCCATCGTACGGATGGCCAAGGCGGCGGGGCAGAAGTACGTCGTCGTCACCACAAAGCACCACGAAGGCTTTGCACTCTGGCCGTCGGCGGTGAGCGAGTACGACGTGATGGCGACACCGTACAAGCGCGACATCATGCGCGCCTTTGCCGACGCATGTCGCACGCACGGGCTCAGGCTCGGCTGGTACTACTCCATCATGGACTGGTATCACCCCGACTACCTCCCGCGCCGCGACTGGGAACGACGCGACGCGTCGGGGGCCGACTTCTCGCGCTACGTACGCTTCATGCACGCGCAGTTGCGCGAACTCCTCACCAACTACGGCCAGGTAAGCATCCTCTGGTTCGACGGGCAGTGGGAGAAGACCTGGAGCCACGCGCTGGCGAGGGAGACGGTGGCGCTGTGCCGGTCGCTGCAGCCCGGCGTCATCATCAACAACCGCGTCGACGTTGCGGCTCCCGGCGGCGACGACCGCACGCGCGGCGACGGCAACGTGGGCGACTACAGCACGCCGGAGTTGGAGGTCCCCGCGCGCGGGCTCCCCGGGCAGGACTGGGAGTCGTGCATGACGATGAACGACAACTGGGGCTTCGCGAAGGACGACAGCAACTGGAAGTCGCCCGCCAGGCTCATCGGACTCCTGGTGGAGACGGCGAGCAAGGGGGGGAACCTGCTGCTCAACGTTGGACCCGACGGCAGCGGGCGCGTCCCGCAGCCGAGCGTCGATGGCCTGGCGGTGATCGGGAGGTGGATGGCGGCGAACGGTGACGCCATCTACCGCAGCACGGCCTCGATCGTCGATACGCCGGCTTGCCGCACGACCACGCAAGGGCAGTACATCAACGTCTTCGTCGAGCAGTGGCAGCCGGGAGAGCTCGTCCTTCCGGGCGTCTGGGCCACGCCGCGCCGCGCCTGGCTCCTGGCGGATGAAGGGACGCGCATCCCGTTAGGCGCGGGCGACGACGGAGTCGTGCTGACGCTCCCCGATCGCGCCCCGGATCCGATCTGCTCCGTGGTGCGCGTGGAATTCGATCGCGACGTCCGCGCCGGCTGA
- a CDS encoding AMP-binding protein, with protein MSDAARGDAPRLPPPVVARLSEWVTWYAARTPNAESVVCRDERLTYAELLQRVDDTARALLRGGVQRGDRVATLATPSIDFWVTFLATVSIGGIWLGLNPRYRVDELAYVVGDAEPSILFARTQAGGRQYHDEIEAMRRAAPSIANVVALDADAANGANGASAYESVQKFVAAGRDVPDEALAKARIPGDGREPCLLVYTSGSTGRPKGALLHHTGIVAFSLEQNRCWPLRNQRFLNYLPINHVGCVIDLSVPTLAAGGCLVFMEQFSPDGALELTVRERVNCLGSVPTVFQMQLALPNFADYDLSAIELIIWEGAAMPVEVIERLRAICPRLATNYGMTETTSAITIVEPTDELDILANSVGHAFPGVEIRLVDEDGTVVAPGHPGEVQVRSIYNLLGYWRRPEATAAAFTGDGFFRTGDVAEQRADGRYRLVGRLKEMYKSGGYNVYPREVEDVIHSHPDVIMAAVVARPDPLWDEVGVAFVVAKAGLTANALAEYCRTRLANYKLPKSFVLCDALPLLPIGKVDKVALTRRAAEL; from the coding sequence ATGAGCGACGCGGCCCGCGGCGACGCCCCCCGGTTGCCCCCACCGGTGGTGGCGCGGCTCAGCGAGTGGGTCACGTGGTACGCGGCGCGCACGCCTAACGCCGAGTCGGTCGTGTGCCGCGACGAACGCCTGACATACGCCGAGCTGCTGCAGCGCGTGGATGATACCGCGCGCGCCCTGCTTCGGGGCGGCGTCCAGCGCGGCGACCGCGTTGCCACCCTCGCCACGCCCTCGATCGATTTCTGGGTCACCTTCCTCGCGACGGTCTCGATCGGCGGAATCTGGCTCGGGCTCAATCCGCGCTATCGTGTCGACGAGCTGGCGTACGTTGTCGGCGACGCCGAGCCGAGCATCCTCTTCGCCCGCACGCAGGCGGGAGGGCGTCAGTATCACGACGAAATCGAGGCGATGCGGCGCGCGGCGCCGTCGATCGCGAACGTGGTCGCCCTCGATGCGGACGCGGCGAACGGGGCGAACGGGGCGAGCGCTTACGAGTCCGTGCAGAAGTTCGTGGCCGCGGGGCGGGACGTGCCCGACGAGGCGCTGGCCAAGGCCCGCATACCGGGCGACGGACGCGAGCCGTGCCTCCTCGTCTACACATCGGGCTCCACCGGGCGCCCCAAGGGGGCGCTGCTCCACCACACGGGAATCGTCGCCTTCTCGCTGGAGCAGAACCGTTGTTGGCCGCTCCGCAACCAACGCTTCCTCAACTACCTCCCCATCAACCACGTAGGTTGCGTCATCGACCTGTCGGTCCCCACGCTTGCGGCTGGCGGCTGCCTCGTCTTCATGGAACAGTTCTCGCCAGACGGGGCGCTCGAGCTCACGGTGCGGGAGCGCGTCAACTGCCTCGGCTCTGTCCCCACCGTCTTCCAGATGCAGTTGGCGCTCCCCAACTTCGCCGACTACGACCTCTCGGCCATCGAGTTGATCATCTGGGAAGGGGCGGCGATGCCGGTCGAGGTCATCGAGCGGCTGCGCGCCATCTGTCCGCGCCTGGCGACCAACTACGGAATGACGGAGACCACCAGCGCCATCACCATCGTCGAACCGACCGACGAGCTCGACATCCTGGCCAACAGCGTGGGGCACGCTTTTCCCGGCGTGGAGATTCGGCTCGTGGACGAAGATGGCACGGTCGTCGCCCCCGGACATCCCGGTGAAGTGCAGGTCCGCTCGATCTACAACCTTCTCGGCTACTGGCGGCGCCCCGAGGCCACGGCCGCGGCGTTCACTGGCGATGGCTTCTTCCGCACCGGCGACGTGGCCGAGCAGCGCGCCGACGGTCGCTATCGCCTGGTAGGGCGGCTCAAGGAGATGTACAAGTCCGGGGGCTACAACGTGTACCCGCGCGAGGTGGAGGACGTGATCCACTCGCACCCCGACGTGATCATGGCCGCCGTGGTGGCGCGCCCCGACCCGCTGTGGGACGAGGTGGGCGTTGCCTTCGTGGTCGCCAAGGCCGGGCTTACGGCAAACGCGCTCGCCGAGTACTGTCGCACGCGCCTCGCGAACTACAAGCTCCCGAAGTCGTTCGTCCTTTGCGACGCGTTGCCGCTCCTCCCCATCGGGAAGGTGGACAAGGTGGCGCTCACGCGTCGCGCCGCGGAACTCTGA